From Streptomyces sp. SAI-135:
ATCAGGAACAGGTTCACCGAGAACTTCATCAGCAGCGCGCCGGGCACCGGGCCGCAGTCGAACGTCTCCCGGCACATCGTGGCCAGCAGGGGACGTACCGCTGCGACGGCATCGTCCTCGCCCGCCGTCATCCCCACCAGCTCACCCTGCTCGGCGGGAATGCGGGAGCCGGAGACGGGCGCCTCGACGTACCGTCCGCCCGCCGCCCGGACGGCATCCTCCAGCCCGGCCGAGTACTCGGCCGAGGTCGTGCCCATGTGGACGACGGTGCGTCCGGCCACGAGGGCGGGGAAGTCCGGGGTGCCGCGCCCCAGCACGGCGTCCACGGCGGCCTCGTCGGCCAGCATGAGGAAGACGGTCCCCGCCCGCTCAAGGACCTGAGCGGGGCTCGCGGCCACCTCGGCTCCGGCGGCCCGCAGGGGCTCGCAGCGGCCGGGAGTGCGGTTCCACACCACCAGGCGTGTTCCGGCCCGGGCGAGGTTGAGGGCCATGGGCTGCCCCATGGTTCCGAGGCCGATGAATCCCACGTACACAAGGCACCGCCTGTCCGGCTCTCAGCGAGCTGTCGCGCGCACTATGACAGCGGTCATAGTAGGCGACTCTATGACGGCGGTCATAGAGTGAATGCCGCACAGAAGCACACCTGGAGGTCGGCGATGGCGGTGTCCGAGAGGGGCCCTCGGGAGCGGATGGTCTTCAGCGCGGCCCAGCTCATCCGACGTGACGGCGTCGCCGCGACCGGCATGCGCGAGGTCGCCGCCCACGCCGGTGCGCCGCGCGGTTCCCTTCAGCACTACTTCCCCGGCGGCAAGGAGCAACTGGTCAACGAGGCGGTGGGGTGGGCGGGCCGATACGCGGGCAACCGGGTGGCCCGTTTCCTCGCGGCCCTGCCCGAACCGACACCGAGCGGGCTGTTCGCGGCGATGGTGCGCCAGTGGACCGACGAGTACGAGAGCGCCGGCTTCGCCGGTGGCTGCCCCGTCGCCGCCGCCACGGTGGACTGGGCGGAGTCGACGGAGTCCACGCGGGCTGCCGCGGCTGAGGCGTTCGCGACCTGGACGGGCCCCGTGGCCAGGGCACTGTCCGGCATGGGCGTGCCCGAGGAGCGATCCGGCTCACTGGCGACGCTGATGGTGAGTTCCCTGGAAGGCGCGATTCTCATGGCCCGGGCGGAGCAGGACGTACGTCCCCTCACGACGGTGGCCCGCGAACTCGGCCCCCTCCTCGACGCGGCGGTGCGCCGGGACGGCTGACCAGGGCTACCGCGACGGACCGGCCTGCCCGACGGGCTGCGGGGCCGCAATCCATACGCCCATCCACTGTTCGGCGTCCCACTTCACGAACCGTTCCAGCTCGGTGAACCCCAAGGTGGCCGCGAGACGCATCGAGCGGCTGTTGGCGGTCTGGGTGTAGAGCACGACGGGCACTCCGGGACGCGCTTCCGCGAACCAGTCGAGTGCCGCCGTACACGCCTCGGTGGCGTACCCGTGCCCCCACGCCCCCGGCAGGAACAGATAGCTGAGCTCGGCCTCCCCGGTGTCCGGCCGGACCCGACCGCGACGTTCGCCCTCGTGCGGGCGGACCTCGACGGTGCCGATCATCGCTCCCTCGCGCTCGATCACGAAGAGTCCGGGGCGCCGTCCCGGTGTCTCGGGCACCGAGCGCTCGAGCTCCTCGCGGGTTTGCGGGCCGCCGAGGTAGGTGTGCACCTCAGGTGAGGAGAACAGCTCGACGAAGGCCGCACGGTCCCCGGCCTTGGACTCGCGCAGCACGAGCCGCTCGGTTCGGATCGGGTCAACTGGCCTGGCGACGGCGTCGAGTTCAGTCATGGCGGCCAACCTAGCGTGTGGCTGCAAGGGTTGATCGCCGAGCCGGGCGAGTGATCCCGGCAGGGCGAACGGCCCGGCTGCGCCG
This genomic window contains:
- a CDS encoding GNAT family N-acetyltransferase, with amino-acid sequence MTELDAVARPVDPIRTERLVLRESKAGDRAAFVELFSSPEVHTYLGGPQTREELERSVPETPGRRPGLFVIEREGAMIGTVEVRPHEGERRGRVRPDTGEAELSYLFLPGAWGHGYATEACTAALDWFAEARPGVPVVLYTQTANSRSMRLAATLGFTELERFVKWDAEQWMGVWIAAPQPVGQAGPSR
- a CDS encoding NAD(P)-dependent oxidoreductase, which translates into the protein MYVGFIGLGTMGQPMALNLARAGTRLVVWNRTPGRCEPLRAAGAEVAASPAQVLERAGTVFLMLADEAAVDAVLGRGTPDFPALVAGRTVVHMGTTSAEYSAGLEDAVRAAGGRYVEAPVSGSRIPAEQGELVGMTAGEDDAVAAVRPLLATMCRETFDCGPVPGALLMKFSVNLFLITLVTGLAEAFHFADRHGLDQRLLRDVLDAGPMASAVSRVKGPKLLARDFSVQAAATNVLENNRLIAEAARKAGLSTPLLDACHALYGEAVVQGHGEEDMVAVLHALETRTDGAEASVQGREEPAGRP
- a CDS encoding TetR/AcrR family transcriptional regulator; protein product: MAVSERGPRERMVFSAAQLIRRDGVAATGMREVAAHAGAPRGSLQHYFPGGKEQLVNEAVGWAGRYAGNRVARFLAALPEPTPSGLFAAMVRQWTDEYESAGFAGGCPVAAATVDWAESTESTRAAAAEAFATWTGPVARALSGMGVPEERSGSLATLMVSSLEGAILMARAEQDVRPLTTVARELGPLLDAAVRRDG